In Pseudophryne corroboree isolate aPseCor3 chromosome 3, aPseCor3.hap2, whole genome shotgun sequence, a genomic segment contains:
- the LOC135057196 gene encoding gastrula zinc finger protein XlCGF17.1-like — protein sequence MSPDFKIQDKNIREDSPGENPIIVNVNLANPSTDMLSGPSNHEKCSPDNSDLAIQSTAQKVLSCSESDKSSIRQSVLVGHKKNHTGKKPFSCSECGKCFIQKSYFVRHQRVHTGDNLFSCSECGKCFTNKSSLLIHERLHTGEKPFSCSDCGKCFTHKSCLVAHQRSHTREGLFKCSECGKCFTYKSHLVTHQRSHTGEKPYACSECGKCYIQKSSLVSHKRVHTGEKPFTCSECGKCFAYKTYLVAHERSHTGEKPFTCSECGKSFSQKPNLDEHERCHTGEKPYKCSECGKCFRYKSHFRKHQKTHTGEIHCQ from the exons ATGTCTCCAGATTTTAAAATTCAAGATAAGAACATCAGAGAAGATTCTCCTGGAGAAAACCCCATTATTGTAAATGTAAACCTAGCCAATCCCAGTACAGATATGTTATCTGGTCCCTCTAATCATGAGAAATGTTCTCCTGATAATTCAGATCTTGCTATACAAAGTACAGCTCAGAAAGTATTATCTTGTTCTGAATCTGATAAAAGTTCAATACGTCAGTCAGTTCTTGTTGGGCATAAAAAAAACCACACAGGTaaaaagccattttcatgttctgagtgtgggaaatgttttatacagaaatcatattttgttagacatcagagagttcacacaggtgataaccttttttcatgctctgagtgtgggaaatgttttacaaataagTCCAGTCTTCTTATACATGAGagacttcacacaggtgagaaaccattttcatgttctgactgtgggaaatgttttacacataaatcatgTCTTGTGGCACATCAAAGGTCACACACAAGGGAGGGACTGTTtaaatgttctgagtgtgggaaatgttttacatataaatcccatcttgttacacatcagagatctcacacag gtgaaaagccatatgcatgctctgagtgtgggaaatgttatataCAGAAATCCAGTCTTGTTTCACATAAGAgagttcacacaggtgagaaaccatttacatgctctgagtgtggaaaatgttttgcatataaaacaTATCTTGttgcacatgagagaagtcacacaggggagaaaccatttacatgctctgagtgtgggaaaagttttagtcAGAAACCCAATCTTGATGAACATGAGAGATGTCACACCGGTGAGAAACCATATAaatgctctgaatgtgggaaatgttttagatacAAATCACATTTTCGTAaacatcagaaaactcacacaggaGAAATACATTGTCAGTGA